In Sulfurimonas hongkongensis, the following proteins share a genomic window:
- a CDS encoding AI-2E family transporter, which produces MKPQYFVAILFATSLYWMYLLYAPFLLTMTIAALLAISTSDIQGFFYKLFKNRLVAALVSSFLLAVLFFAPLGYFLATLTMKLKNIDPQVYLGLEAYVKEFIANPPSYLAFLEPYSKDILKEWNVSSFATKIISMTGTIGAFSAGFLKNAFLTIIFYFFAQYNGAYIVEFLKRVVQMSVHETSLIAKEISSVMSVVFYSIIITAMFEGVLFGLAVSFIGYNGLLFGIMYGFASLIPVVGGILMWLPFMIYEFSIGETSNAIFIAIYSILVISVIADTFVKPLIIKEINNRLLKEDDTRINELIIFFAIIAGLATFGFWGMILGPAITAFFLTILKLFEARTKECEDSSSSYKSQDNHS; this is translated from the coding sequence ATGAAACCACAGTACTTTGTAGCCATACTTTTTGCTACGTCTCTTTATTGGATGTATCTGCTTTATGCCCCTTTTTTACTTACGATGACTATAGCTGCACTACTAGCAATTTCAACTTCAGATATTCAAGGTTTTTTTTATAAACTCTTTAAAAATCGTCTTGTTGCAGCTCTTGTATCTAGTTTTTTACTAGCAGTTCTATTCTTTGCTCCTCTAGGTTACTTTTTGGCAACTCTTACTATGAAGTTAAAAAACATTGATCCACAAGTTTATCTAGGTCTTGAAGCCTATGTAAAAGAGTTTATCGCAAATCCTCCAAGCTATCTTGCATTTTTAGAACCATATTCCAAAGATATTTTAAAAGAGTGGAATGTAAGTTCATTTGCAACAAAAATCATATCTATGACCGGTACCATAGGTGCTTTTAGTGCAGGGTTTTTAAAGAATGCATTTTTAACTATTATCTTTTATTTTTTTGCTCAATATAACGGTGCATATATAGTAGAGTTTTTAAAGCGAGTAGTTCAGATGTCAGTCCATGAAACAAGTCTTATAGCCAAAGAGATATCCTCAGTTATGAGTGTTGTTTTTTACTCCATCATCATAACTGCTATGTTTGAGGGAGTTTTGTTTGGTTTGGCCGTATCTTTTATAGGATACAATGGACTTCTTTTTGGCATTATGTATGGTTTTGCATCTCTTATACCTGTGGTTGGCGGGATTTTAATGTGGCTTCCATTTATGATTTATGAGTTCTCCATAGGAGAGACATCAAATGCTATTTTTATAGCAATTTACTCCATCTTAGTTATCTCAGTTATCGCAGATACCTTTGTAAAACCACTCATCATAAAAGAGATAAATAACAGACTCTTAAAAGAGGATGATACAAGAATAAATGAGCTTATAATCTTTTTTGCAATCATAGCAGGACTAGCAACATTTGGTTTTTGGGGGATGATACTTGGACCTGCAATTACCGCATTTTTCTTAACTATCTTAAAACTGTTTGAGGCTAGAACAAAAGAGTGTGAAGATTCTTCTAGCTCTTATAAATCTCAGGATAATCATTCTTAA
- the hisH gene encoding imidazole glycerol phosphate synthase subunit HisH: MIGIVDYNMGNLASVQNAFSILGEKTVVVSNPDRFKEYDKLLLPGVGAFGDAMQHLNQRGMIDALKEYATSGNYMFGICLGMQLLFESSEEFGDSRGLGLIKGGVKAFNKSRFEENLKVPHMGWNRVFTKEHPLFTGLDANHYLYFVHSYHVECTNKEDIIGTTNYGYDFTSAVSHENILGIQPHPEKSHTNGLKILENFIKL, from the coding sequence ATGATAGGAATTGTTGATTATAACATGGGAAATTTAGCAAGTGTTCAAAATGCTTTTTCGATACTTGGAGAAAAAACAGTAGTAGTGTCTAATCCAGATAGGTTTAAGGAGTATGACAAGCTCTTACTACCGGGTGTTGGTGCATTTGGAGATGCGATGCAACATCTAAACCAAAGAGGCATGATTGATGCTTTAAAAGAGTATGCAACAAGTGGAAACTATATGTTTGGCATCTGTTTGGGGATGCAACTGCTCTTTGAGAGTAGTGAAGAGTTTGGGGATAGTAGAGGATTAGGACTTATAAAAGGGGGCGTAAAAGCTTTTAATAAAAGTAGGTTTGAAGAGAATCTAAAAGTCCCTCATATGGGATGGAATAGAGTCTTTACAAAAGAGCATCCACTCTTTACTGGCTTAGATGCAAACCACTACCTATATTTTGTTCACTCATATCATGTTGAGTGTACAAATAAAGAAGATATTATAGGTACTACAAACTATGGCTATGATTTTACATCAGCGGTATCGCATGAAAATATACTAGGCATACAGCCACATCCAGAAAAAAGCCATACAAATGGACTTAAAATTTTGGAAAATTTTATTAAACTCTAA
- the panB gene encoding 3-methyl-2-oxobutanoate hydroxymethyltransferase, whose amino-acid sequence MNKKMTITSIQKTKGVRPLVMITAYDALFARLFESSSDMILVGDSLNMSFAGKSDTLSATMEQMLYHTNAVCEGAKSSFVVCDMPFGTYDNKDDALKNAMRVYKETQADSVKIEGGESRADIIEYLTTHGIAVCGHIGLLPQSVRSEGGYKVKGKDSIQREHLLRDAKAVQKAGAFCMVIEGVKAEVAAEVAQSVDIPVIGIGAGTGVDGQVLVFSDMLGLFEEFTPKFVKKYMDGASLIRSAVKNYADEVLKKEFPKEEHTY is encoded by the coding sequence ATGAATAAAAAAATGACAATTACTTCCATACAAAAAACAAAAGGTGTGCGTCCTTTAGTGATGATAACGGCTTATGATGCACTATTTGCTAGGCTTTTTGAATCAAGTTCAGACATGATTTTAGTAGGAGACAGTCTAAATATGAGCTTTGCTGGCAAAAGTGATACTCTTAGTGCAACAATGGAGCAGATGCTCTACCACACAAACGCAGTTTGTGAGGGAGCAAAGAGTAGCTTTGTGGTGTGTGATATGCCTTTTGGAACTTATGATAACAAAGACGATGCTCTTAAAAATGCTATGAGAGTCTATAAAGAGACACAAGCGGACTCTGTAAAGATAGAAGGCGGAGAGAGTAGAGCTGACATAATCGAGTATCTAACGACTCATGGCATCGCCGTTTGCGGACACATAGGACTTTTGCCACAATCTGTAAGAAGTGAGGGTGGTTATAAAGTAAAAGGAAAAGATAGTATCCAAAGAGAGCATTTGTTAAGAGATGCAAAAGCTGTGCAAAAAGCTGGAGCGTTTTGTATGGTTATAGAGGGTGTAAAAGCTGAGGTGGCAGCTGAAGTGGCCCAGAGTGTTGATATCCCTGTTATTGGCATTGGAGCTGGTACTGGAGTTGATGGTCAGGTTTTGGTTTTCTCAGATATGCTAGGATTGTTTGAAGAGTTTACTCCTAAATTTGTAAAAAAATATATGGATGGTGCATCTTTGATAAGAAGTGCTGTGAAAAACTACGCTGATGAGGTTTTAAAAAAGGAGTTTCCAAAAGAGGAACATACTTACTGA
- the trpA gene encoding tryptophan synthase subunit alpha, whose product MKKLVAYITTTYPEKSFTVDLSLSLGEHGVDMVELGVPFSDPVADGPLIEKANHIALKSGFKFKELLEISQIIAPKVDTLWMGYFNSFYQQDMNKLLPLASKLGVSGLIIPDLPYEESLKYSDLFRANSISNISFVAPTDSKERIKEITSDAQKFIYMVAYAGITGSGIAEDLQPFINSIKEFSKTPIYVGFGVNAKTAKDKAQGADGVIVGSAFIEILLRDDLNYQQKIQKCNELAKIIKSEINP is encoded by the coding sequence TTGAAAAAATTAGTAGCATATATAACAACAACCTATCCTGAAAAATCATTTACAGTAGATTTAAGTCTATCACTTGGCGAGCATGGAGTTGATATGGTTGAACTTGGCGTTCCATTTTCAGACCCAGTAGCAGATGGTCCTCTTATAGAAAAAGCAAACCATATAGCGCTAAAGAGTGGTTTTAAGTTTAAAGAATTATTGGAGATATCCCAGATAATAGCCCCAAAAGTTGATACTCTTTGGATGGGTTACTTCAACAGCTTTTACCAACAAGATATGAACAAACTTTTACCACTTGCATCTAAACTTGGAGTAAGTGGACTTATCATCCCCGACTTACCATATGAAGAATCACTCAAATACAGTGATCTATTTAGAGCAAACTCTATAAGTAATATTAGTTTTGTAGCACCAACAGACTCTAAAGAGCGTATAAAAGAGATAACAAGCGATGCACAAAAATTTATCTATATGGTAGCATACGCTGGCATCACAGGTTCAGGGATAGCAGAAGACTTACAGCCTTTTATAAACTCCATAAAAGAGTTCTCAAAAACGCCCATTTATGTAGGTTTTGGAGTAAATGCAAAAACTGCAAAAGATAAAGCACAAGGTGCCGATGGTGTTATCGTAGGAAGTGCTTTTATAGAGATACTTCTAAGAGATGACTTAAATTATCAACAAAAAATTCAAAAATGTAATGAGTTAGCTAAAATCATAAAAAGTGAAATCAACCCTTAA
- a CDS encoding PDC sensor domain-containing protein encodes MVASDIQDFAEGRTKVRAYLCYLFSKNIPNKLPSLTQEMIVPRLLKIKADLQNCEGIYLLDYKGVQVSPTFTSQKEEEEDIGKIRADRAYYYRAVREERCTITDPYPSLITQDLTVTASQPIYNEKSELLYVACLDMPLSEVLKIAQLNTSDAFFTRLFKYSYVMFAFALIAVAILLFSHGVKSFFTNEITLSHLVIDDMFKATILLTLSLAIFDLAKTLIEEEIMGRNKEQDISRPHKTMVKFLGSIIIALSIEALMLVFKFAITDPQMLMYAMFIIGGVALLIISLAVYIKFTKAVSEI; translated from the coding sequence ATGGTTGCATCCGATATTCAAGATTTTGCAGAAGGTCGTACTAAAGTAAGAGCCTATCTTTGCTATCTCTTCTCTAAAAATATTCCAAATAAACTCCCCTCGCTCACACAGGAGATGATAGTTCCCCGTCTTTTAAAGATAAAAGCAGATTTACAAAACTGTGAGGGCATCTATCTCTTAGACTATAAAGGGGTTCAGGTATCCCCAACATTTACATCTCAAAAAGAAGAAGAGGAGGATATAGGCAAGATTAGAGCTGATCGTGCCTACTACTATCGTGCAGTAAGGGAGGAGAGATGTACCATAACAGACCCATATCCGTCCCTTATAACTCAGGATTTAACAGTTACAGCATCACAACCTATCTATAATGAAAAGAGTGAACTTCTCTATGTAGCGTGTTTAGACATGCCCCTTAGTGAGGTTTTAAAGATAGCTCAGTTAAACACTTCTGATGCTTTTTTTACAAGACTTTTTAAATACTCTTATGTAATGTTTGCTTTTGCACTAATAGCAGTTGCAATCCTTCTTTTTTCTCATGGTGTTAAGAGCTTTTTTACAAATGAGATAACACTTTCGCATTTAGTTATAGATGATATGTTTAAAGCCACCATTTTACTTACTTTATCTTTGGCTATTTTTGATTTGGCAAAGACTCTTATAGAAGAGGAGATTATGGGGCGAAACAAAGAGCAAGATATCTCAAGGCCACATAAAACTATGGTTAAGTTTTTAGGTTCTATCATCATCGCACTCTCCATTGAAGCCTTGATGTTAGTCTTTAAGTTTGCCATAACAGACCCGCAAATGCTTATGTATGCGATGTTTATTATTGGTGGGGTTGCACTTTTGATAATAAGTTTAGCTGTTTATATAAAATTTACAAAAGCAGTGAGTGAAATATGA
- a CDS encoding PilZ domain-containing protein, translating to MFHLYYKTAASKQISDVAKSFDFCEALDISKIDKVKYADVYLVEIQKIEKTLLLRIKKLLNNKKNSLIYFFIDESPNLALFQLAFILSVKNIFTPKSETSKVISEIKADIFLKKTTAQNEQREHTSVDFIKNRIYFIEVLKEKLLKKPLSTGTCSIITLNIENMSTLSKFWSEYEIEMAIGDLLLQIKLDIDERTLLAQYSDKFYIALFEGLDFEATKQKANAIQKHILAYTSKEKIKPIVSLHVFDVNDFELNDALKIISDIAKEKISSKDIETQKIHRVINLDSELDDEKVIDILLQTTFTNKTPIKLLNIYKGLCINNPSMIIKKTQEEIYVSFEQLQGTVMNFEKKTVIQSASFTKDIEADVKLIDLKKRVALLKNFRFVDGSAISRKNSRVTSSQRTPISVVNNKGSLSGEILDISMHSIAIKTRTSKQAQELNSTDVELKFTLPIRSSEDGYMKLKLDAKVILVKCSEKYCKLVVELKETQSHESILMEYVYDRQKEIISELKKQNIMRN from the coding sequence TTGTTCCATCTTTACTATAAGACTGCTGCGTCTAAACAGATATCAGATGTTGCCAAGTCATTTGACTTTTGTGAGGCACTTGATATAAGTAAAATAGATAAAGTCAAATATGCAGATGTCTATCTTGTAGAGATACAAAAGATAGAAAAAACTCTACTTCTGCGCATAAAAAAACTTCTAAACAACAAAAAGAACTCTTTGATCTACTTTTTTATAGATGAGTCTCCTAATCTAGCGCTATTTCAACTAGCATTTATTTTAAGTGTAAAAAATATTTTTACTCCAAAAAGTGAAACCTCAAAAGTTATATCTGAGATAAAAGCAGATATTTTTTTAAAAAAAACAACTGCACAAAATGAGCAGAGAGAACATACAAGTGTTGACTTTATAAAAAACCGCATCTACTTTATAGAAGTACTAAAAGAGAAGCTTCTTAAGAAGCCTTTGTCTACAGGCACCTGCTCTATCATAACCTTAAACATCGAAAATATGAGTACTTTGAGTAAATTTTGGAGTGAGTATGAGATAGAGATGGCTATTGGTGATCTACTTTTGCAAATCAAATTAGATATAGATGAACGCACTCTTCTTGCTCAATATAGCGATAAATTCTACATAGCACTTTTTGAGGGGCTCGACTTTGAAGCTACAAAACAAAAAGCCAACGCCATTCAAAAGCACATATTGGCATACACTTCTAAAGAGAAGATTAAACCCATCGTTAGCTTGCATGTTTTTGACGTAAATGATTTTGAATTAAATGATGCACTAAAAATTATTTCAGATATTGCAAAAGAAAAAATTTCAAGCAAAGATATAGAGACTCAAAAAATACACAGAGTCATCAACTTAGATAGTGAGCTTGATGATGAAAAAGTCATAGACATACTTTTACAAACCACATTTACAAACAAAACGCCCATAAAACTTCTAAATATCTACAAGGGTTTATGTATAAACAACCCTTCTATGATTATCAAAAAGACTCAAGAAGAGATATATGTTAGTTTTGAACAACTTCAAGGTACTGTTATGAACTTTGAAAAAAAGACTGTTATTCAATCTGCAAGCTTTACAAAAGATATAGAAGCAGATGTAAAACTCATCGACTTAAAAAAAAGAGTAGCACTTTTAAAAAATTTTAGATTTGTTGATGGAAGTGCAATTAGCAGAAAAAACAGTAGAGTCACCTCCTCTCAAAGAACGCCTATATCTGTCGTAAATAACAAAGGCTCTTTAAGTGGTGAGATTTTAGATATTTCTATGCACTCCATAGCTATAAAAACAAGAACTTCTAAGCAAGCACAAGAGCTAAACTCAACAGATGTTGAACTAAAATTTACTCTACCCATCAGAAGTTCTGAAGATGGATATATGAAACTAAAGCTAGATGCTAAAGTTATTTTGGTAAAGTGTAGTGAAAAGTATTGTAAGTTAGTTGTGGAGCTAAAAGAGACCCAATCACATGAGTCAATCTTGATGGAATATGTCTATGATCGGCAAAAAGAGATTATATCGGAGCTTAAAAAACAAAATATCATGCGAAATTAG
- the waaC gene encoding lipopolysaccharide heptosyltransferase I encodes MKKDIKHIAIVRLSALGDIVNSAVILQFIHQKYPNAKIDWITEEIFAPLLQNHPLLHKVHTINLKELKKSKSLTELFKTISKLCSLGKFDIIIDMQGLLKSAIVSRLIGKKTHGFDKNSSRESLSRFFYNTTSYIEYDENIVKRNTFLASDGLGFKINDLMLLKKKRVFETQLYPLNKSGEKNIAIVIGASWESKKYPKERVAELCSELGQNCYIIWGNDKEREEALWICKNSSSAILAPKLSLFELVSFISSVDLLIGNDTGPTHIAWAQNIPSITLFGPTTKRMIYVTSKNLFVKSHSKVNIYKIDKNDFSIGDIEVKSITKKARELLI; translated from the coding sequence ATGAAAAAAGATATAAAACACATAGCCATAGTGCGGCTCTCTGCCCTTGGAGACATCGTAAATAGTGCAGTCATACTACAGTTTATTCATCAAAAATACCCAAATGCAAAGATAGATTGGATAACAGAAGAGATCTTTGCACCACTACTGCAAAATCACCCCTTATTGCATAAAGTCCACACCATAAATCTAAAAGAGCTTAAAAAATCAAAAAGTCTTACAGAACTTTTTAAAACTATCTCAAAGCTTTGCTCTTTAGGTAAATTTGATATCATCATAGATATGCAAGGACTACTAAAATCAGCCATAGTTTCAAGACTCATTGGCAAAAAAACACACGGTTTTGATAAAAATTCTTCAAGAGAGTCACTCTCAAGATTTTTTTATAACACAACTTCTTATATAGAGTATGATGAAAATATAGTAAAAAGAAATACTTTTTTAGCCTCTGATGGACTTGGATTTAAGATAAATGACTTGATGCTACTCAAAAAAAAGAGAGTTTTTGAAACTCAACTCTATCCACTAAACAAAAGTGGGGAAAAAAATATAGCCATAGTTATTGGTGCCTCCTGGGAGTCAAAGAAGTATCCAAAAGAAAGGGTAGCCGAGCTGTGTAGTGAACTAGGACAAAACTGTTATATCATTTGGGGAAATGATAAAGAGAGAGAAGAGGCTTTGTGGATTTGCAAAAATTCTTCATCTGCCATACTTGCACCAAAATTATCTCTGTTTGAGTTAGTCTCATTTATCTCTAGCGTCGATCTTCTTATAGGAAATGACACAGGTCCAACCCACATTGCATGGGCGCAAAATATTCCATCAATAACTCTTTTTGGTCCAACTACAAAGAGAATGATATATGTAACTTCTAAAAATCTATTTGTAAAATCACACTCAAAAGTAAATATATACAAGATAGACAAAAATGATTTCTCCATAGGAGATATTGAAGTAAAAAGTATTACAAAAAAGGCTCGGGAGTTATTAATATGA
- a CDS encoding Hpt domain-containing protein has translation MGVRSELDANFDFEIVDEFLDHYTMMVESMEVMIMDLEKPNRYKRSVDELFRVFHNIKSASGYLKITSMSKLSAFVEDALEELRGTEELASSEVVSWLLAISDTYAQWLEDLRADNELTHIKFELLKLPSLEK, from the coding sequence ATGGGCGTAAGAAGTGAGTTAGATGCTAACTTTGATTTTGAAATCGTAGATGAGTTTCTAGACCACTACACTATGATGGTTGAGAGCATGGAGGTTATGATTATGGATCTTGAAAAACCTAACAGATATAAGAGAAGTGTAGATGAACTTTTCCGTGTTTTTCACAATATAAAATCCGCATCAGGTTACCTAAAAATTACTTCTATGTCAAAGCTCTCAGCCTTTGTTGAAGATGCCTTAGAAGAACTAAGAGGGACTGAGGAGTTGGCAAGCAGTGAAGTCGTCTCTTGGCTTCTTGCCATCAGTGACACATACGCTCAGTGGTTAGAGGATTTAAGAGCTGATAATGAGCTAACTCACATAAAATTTGAGCTCTTAAAACTGCCCTCTTTAGAAAAATAA
- a CDS encoding lipid A biosynthesis lauroyl acyltransferase yields the protein MIGFYAFLILEKILMLLPKKLRRSFFIALSFIAFKLSKRYNKVIRDNLKFVYGDDVSEEFIQDIAKASFRQLLLNLLHTMEIRYYSIEELATKVSFKNDEVVRKAQEQNRPIIFISGHYGSWELAGAMLGALREPFMTVYKKMKNKYFEKYLLSSRSKSRMKYVEKKGATRSLLKHLRANKSVLLLIDTNVNKKEAITVDFLGKPTSQVKTTAYLARKFDAALIPILVHAIDDENFVIEFYDEIIPPKTDDEEQDIRVSTQMQTDWLTQEILKDPKPWFWLHRRFKNDYPEIYKS from the coding sequence ATGATAGGATTTTACGCTTTTTTAATTTTAGAAAAAATTTTGATGCTTCTTCCAAAAAAACTTAGACGCTCTTTTTTTATAGCACTTAGTTTTATTGCCTTTAAGCTCTCAAAAAGATATAACAAAGTTATAAGAGATAATCTAAAGTTTGTTTATGGAGATGATGTTAGTGAAGAGTTTATACAAGATATTGCAAAAGCCTCCTTTAGGCAATTACTGTTAAATCTCCTTCACACTATGGAGATAAGATACTATAGCATTGAGGAGCTTGCAACAAAGGTTAGCTTCAAAAATGATGAAGTTGTAAGAAAAGCACAAGAACAAAATAGACCCATAATTTTTATAAGTGGACACTATGGCTCTTGGGAACTAGCAGGGGCTATGCTTGGTGCTTTGCGTGAACCATTTATGACAGTCTATAAAAAGATGAAAAACAAATATTTTGAGAAGTACTTACTAAGTTCTCGCTCAAAATCTCGCATGAAATATGTTGAGAAAAAGGGTGCGACAAGAAGCCTCTTAAAACATCTTCGTGCTAACAAGTCCGTTCTTCTCTTAATAGATACAAATGTAAACAAAAAAGAGGCCATCACAGTTGATTTTTTAGGTAAACCAACAAGCCAAGTAAAAACTACTGCGTACTTAGCACGAAAATTTGATGCGGCTTTGATCCCTATCCTTGTTCACGCCATAGATGATGAAAACTTTGTTATAGAGTTTTATGATGAGATAATCCCACCAAAAACAGATGATGAAGAGCAAGACATAAGGGTCTCAACTCAGATGCAAACCGATTGGCTCACACAAGAGATACTAAAAGATCCTAAACCTTGGTTTTGGTTACATAGAAGATTTAAGAATGATTATCCTGAGATTTATAAGAGCTAG
- the hisA gene encoding 1-(5-phosphoribosyl)-5-[(5-phosphoribosylamino)methylideneamino]imidazole-4-carboxamide isomerase produces MTLYPAIDLKDGKAVRLTKGLMDSAKIYSDEPWLLVKKFEEMGAKWVHLVDLNGAFAGEPKNLEQIVKIRQNCSVKLELGGGIRDEETIKKMLDIGIDRVILGSIAVKKPEFVKEMAAKYPIAVGIDAIDGFVAVEGWGEVSTMRATELAKEFANAGVEAIICTDVGKDGTLSGVNFEFTLDIARASGISTIASGGVKDVGDIEALIATKEVDGVIIGKAYYEGTIDLPKLFKSLT; encoded by the coding sequence GTGACTTTATATCCAGCAATTGATTTAAAAGATGGAAAGGCTGTAAGACTTACAAAAGGACTTATGGATAGTGCTAAAATCTATTCAGATGAGCCTTGGCTTTTAGTTAAGAAGTTTGAAGAGATGGGAGCCAAGTGGGTTCATTTAGTTGATTTAAATGGTGCTTTTGCAGGAGAGCCTAAAAACTTAGAGCAGATTGTAAAGATACGACAAAATTGTAGTGTTAAACTTGAGCTTGGTGGTGGCATCCGCGATGAAGAGACTATCAAAAAGATGTTAGATATTGGGATAGATAGAGTGATCCTTGGTTCAATAGCAGTTAAAAAACCTGAATTTGTAAAAGAGATGGCTGCAAAATATCCCATAGCAGTTGGTATAGATGCTATAGATGGATTTGTAGCAGTTGAGGGCTGGGGAGAGGTAAGCACAATGCGTGCAACTGAACTTGCAAAAGAGTTTGCAAATGCTGGTGTTGAAGCTATAATATGCACAGATGTTGGTAAAGATGGAACACTTAGCGGTGTAAATTTTGAGTTTACACTTGATATTGCAAGAGCTAGTGGCATCAGCACAATTGCTAGTGGTGGTGTAAAAGATGTAGGAGATATTGAGGCATTAATAGCAACTAAAGAAGTTGATGGTGTTATCATAGGAAAAGCTTACTATGAGGGAACTATAGATTTGCCAAAGCTATTTAAAAGCCTCACTTAA
- a CDS encoding chemotaxis response regulator CheY translates to MKLLVVDDSSTMRRIIKNTLARLGYKDILEGADGVEGWSQMDSNPDIDMLITDWNMPEMNGLELVKKVRADNRFKDTPIIMVTTEGGKSEVITALKAGVNNYIVKPFTPQVLKEKLGAVMGIAE, encoded by the coding sequence TTGAAATTACTTGTAGTTGATGATAGTTCTACAATGCGTCGTATTATAAAAAATACTTTAGCTCGCTTGGGATACAAAGATATTCTAGAAGGGGCTGATGGCGTTGAGGGTTGGAGTCAAATGGACTCTAATCCAGATATTGATATGCTAATTACTGACTGGAATATGCCAGAGATGAATGGACTGGAGTTAGTTAAAAAAGTTAGAGCTGATAATCGTTTTAAAGACACACCAATTATCATGGTAACAACAGAGGGTGGTAAGTCAGAGGTTATCACTGCTTTAAAAGCTGGTGTAAATAACTACATCGTAAAACCATTTACTCCTCAAGTACTAAAAGAAAAACTTGGTGCTGTTATGGGGATTGCTGAGTAA
- the ruvB gene encoding Holliday junction branch migration DNA helicase RuvB yields the protein MDRIVEIETFSAEEDSIERTLRPDAWSEYIGQEQIKKNLSVFIEASKKRQEALDHVLFYGPPGLGKTTLALIVANEMHANIKVTAAPMIEKSGDLAALLTNLEEGDILFIDEIHRLSPAVEEILYSSMEDFRIDIIIGSGPAAQTVKIDLPRFTLIGATTRAGMLSNPLRDRFGMSFRMQFYNPIELAQIISQASLKLNKEILHSAAKEIAKRSRGTPRIALRLLRRVRDFAEVAHENDIGHERTQYALDELGINSHGFDEMDLRLLNLLASANGRAMGLSTIAAALSEDEGTVEDVLEPYLIANGYLERTAKGRKATRNTYEILNLSLPQQDGSLF from the coding sequence ATGGATAGAATAGTGGAAATCGAGACTTTTTCAGCTGAAGAAGATAGTATTGAACGCACTTTGCGTCCCGATGCTTGGAGCGAGTATATAGGTCAAGAGCAGATTAAAAAAAACCTTAGTGTGTTTATAGAGGCCAGCAAAAAACGCCAAGAAGCGCTTGATCATGTCCTCTTTTATGGACCTCCTGGACTTGGTAAAACTACACTAGCACTTATAGTTGCAAATGAGATGCATGCAAACATCAAAGTAACAGCGGCTCCGATGATAGAAAAAAGCGGAGATTTAGCGGCACTTTTAACAAACCTAGAAGAGGGCGATATCCTTTTTATAGATGAGATTCATAGGCTCTCACCTGCAGTTGAAGAGATACTCTACTCATCGATGGAAGACTTTCGTATAGATATCATTATAGGAAGCGGTCCGGCCGCTCAAACTGTAAAGATAGACCTGCCACGGTTTACTCTCATAGGCGCAACGACAAGAGCTGGAATGCTCTCAAACCCTCTTAGAGACAGGTTTGGTATGAGCTTTAGGATGCAGTTTTATAACCCAATAGAGTTAGCCCAAATCATCTCTCAAGCCTCCCTAAAGCTAAACAAAGAAATACTCCATAGTGCGGCCAAAGAGATAGCAAAAAGAAGCAGAGGGACTCCTCGTATAGCACTTCGTCTTTTGCGTCGTGTAAGAGACTTTGCTGAGGTAGCTCACGAAAATGATATAGGACATGAGAGAACTCAATATGCACTAGATGAGCTTGGCATCAACTCTCATGGTTTTGATGAGATGGACTTAAGACTATTAAACCTCTTAGCATCAGCAAATGGAAGAGCTATGGGACTTAGTACAATAGCTGCGGCTTTGAGCGAGGATGAGGGGACAGTTGAAGATGTGCTAGAGCCTTACCTTATAGCAAATGGTTACCTAGAGAGAACTGCAAAGGGCAGAAAAGCTACAAGAAATACTTATGAGATACTAAACTTATCTTTACCACAACAAGATGGAAGTTTGTTTTGA